From Novipirellula galeiformis, a single genomic window includes:
- a CDS encoding thiolase family protein → MSKKLTNRSNAVWIVAAKRTPQGRLLGALAKHSAVDLAVAAGREVIAGIDPHRIDSVIIGNVLGAGLGMNVARQVGVGLGLPMEVPAFTVNMMCASGMQAVMLAAQSIQHGSARMVLCGGTESMSNAPYLLPRARGGYKLGDGVLVDSLLRDGLTDAFSSEHMGLTAERVAELHGISRESQDRFAATSQSRCAAALNAGHFHSEIVAVDGLDADEHPRPGTTYEKLSSLAPMFKKEGTVTAGNASGINDGAALLLLCDEQWGRECGLQPMMVLTATAAAGCEPSLMGMGPVHAVRKLGVDARDFDMIELNEAFASQSLACIKELDLDEAKVNPDGGAIALGHPIGASGARLLVHLAHRQPGRGLASLCVGGGMGCAVVVERPS, encoded by the coding sequence GTGAGTAAAAAGTTGACAAACCGTAGCAACGCCGTCTGGATCGTCGCGGCAAAACGTACACCTCAGGGGCGGTTACTTGGGGCGCTGGCCAAACATTCTGCGGTCGATTTAGCGGTCGCTGCGGGGCGCGAGGTAATCGCAGGCATCGATCCTCACCGGATTGACTCCGTTATCATTGGAAATGTGCTCGGTGCAGGCTTGGGAATGAACGTCGCTCGACAAGTGGGCGTTGGATTGGGGTTGCCGATGGAAGTGCCCGCGTTCACGGTCAACATGATGTGTGCCTCAGGCATGCAAGCGGTGATGCTGGCGGCTCAATCGATCCAACACGGTTCAGCGCGGATGGTGTTGTGCGGTGGAACCGAATCGATGTCCAACGCCCCGTATTTGTTACCGCGTGCCCGCGGTGGCTACAAACTTGGTGATGGCGTGCTCGTCGATTCGTTGTTACGCGACGGATTGACCGATGCCTTCAGCAGCGAGCACATGGGATTGACGGCGGAGCGTGTGGCGGAGTTGCACGGGATCTCACGCGAGTCCCAAGACCGTTTTGCCGCGACCAGTCAGTCGCGATGTGCGGCGGCCCTAAACGCTGGCCATTTTCACTCGGAAATCGTTGCGGTCGATGGGCTCGATGCGGACGAGCATCCACGACCGGGCACGACGTATGAAAAACTCTCGTCGCTGGCACCGATGTTTAAGAAAGAGGGTACGGTAACGGCCGGCAACGCTTCGGGGATCAACGATGGCGCGGCACTGCTGCTGCTCTGTGACGAACAATGGGGCCGCGAGTGTGGGTTGCAGCCGATGATGGTGCTGACCGCGACTGCGGCGGCCGGTTGCGAGCCTTCGCTGATGGGAATGGGCCCGGTCCACGCGGTGCGAAAGCTCGGCGTCGACGCGCGAGATTTCGACATGATCGAACTTAATGAAGCGTTTGCTTCCCAATCGCTCGCTTGTATCAAAGAACTCGACCTGGACGAAGCGAAGGTGAATCCCGATGGCGGCGCGATCGCATTGGGGCACCCGATCGGAGCCAGCGGGGCGCGGCTGCTGGTTCATTTGGCACATCGCCAGCCAGGTCGCGGTCTAGCATCGTTGTGCGTCGGTGGTGGAATGGGATGTGCCGTGGTTGTGGAGCGTCCGTCATGA